The DNA sequence CGCCGGCGTCGATCATGGCCCGGGCGAGCTCGTAGGCGTTGAGGACCCCACCGAAACCGGCCTCGGCGTCGGCGACGATCGGGGCGAACCAGTCGGTGCCGTCCTGCTCCTCGGACCAGCTGATCTGGTCGGCTCGGCGTAGCGCGTTGTTGATCCGGCGCACGACCGTCGGGACCGAATTCACGGGGTAGAGGGACTGGTCGGGGTACGTCTCGCCCGCCGTGTTGCCGTCACCGGCCACCTGCCAGCCGGACAGGTAGATCGCCTGCAGGCCGGCGCGCACCATCTGGACGGCCTGGTTGCCGGTGATCGCGCCGAGGGCGTGGACGTAGTCCTCGGTGTGCAGCAGCTCCCACAGCCGCTGGGCGCCCCGACGGGCGAGGGTGTGGTCCTCACGCAGCGTCCCGCGCAGCCGCACGACGTCCTCGGCGGTGTAGCTGCGCCGAACCCCCGCCCAGCGCGGGTCGCTCGCCCAGCGACGCTCGAGCTCGGCTGCCTCGGTACGGATGCGCTCGGCGGTCGTCGTGGTGGTCGTGGTGGCGGTCGTGGTGGCGGTCGTGGTGGCGGTCGTGGTGGCGGTCGTGGTGGTCGGTTCCAGGGTGGTGGTCATCGTGTGCTCCTCGATCGGGGCTCGCAGCCCGTGAACTTCTGCGTTCCTCTACTCTGGCGACGTGACGTGGCTCACAGACAGCACTAGGTTGAGTGAAGTTCGACCGATCTTCACGGAGGGAGAAGAAGTGTTGGAGGAGCCGGAGGTAGATCTGCCGACGCTCGGACGCCGCGTCCGGCACGCGCGGCAGCAGGCGGGCCTGACGCTGGCGGACCTGGCGGCGCGCGTGGAGCGGGCGCCCTCCCTGCTCTCGCAGATCGAGAACGGCCGCCGGGAGCCTCGGCTAGCCCTGCTCTCCCACGTCGCCCGGGAGCTGGGCGTCACGGTCGCCGACCTCATGCGTCCCGAGGCTCCGTCCCGGCGGGCCGCGCTCGAGCTGGCGCTCGACCAGGCGCAGGCGCGACCGCAGTATGCGGCGCTGGGCCTGCCGCGGGTGCGGGCCGGCGCGAAGGTGCCCGACGAGGCCCTCGAGGCGCTCGTCGGCCTCCACGAGGAGCTGCAGCGCCGGGCCGAGATCCGCGCGGCCACCCCGGAGGAGGCCCGGCGCGCCAACGCCGCCCTGCGCCACAAGATGCGCGCGAGGCACAACTACTTCGCCCACATCGAGTCGCTGGCGTCCGCGATCTCCGCTGCGGTCGAGCACACCGCAGGCCCGCTCACCGAGCGCGGTGTCGCCGCGGTGACCGCGCACCTCGGCTTCACGCTCCACCGGGTCACCGACCTGCCCCGCTCGACGCGCTCCATCTCCGACCTGCGCAACCGCCGGATCTACCTGCCCGTCGAGGTCCGCGGCGGGCACGACCCCCGCCTGATCGTCCTGCAGACCCTGGGCCACTTCGCCCTGGAGCACTCCGACCCCACGGGCTACGCCGACTTCCTGCGCCAACGCGTCGAGGCGAACTACTTCGCCGCCGCGCTGCTCATGCCCGAGCGACCTGCCGTGGAGTTCCTCGTCGCGGCGAAGGCGGAGCGGTCCCTGGCGATCGACGACCTCCGGGACACCTTCGCCGTCTCCTACGAGACCGCCGCGCACCGGTTCACCAACCTCGCCACCGAGCACCTCGAGCTGCCCGTGCACTTCATGCGCGTCGGTGAGGACGGGGTCATCTACAAGGCGTACGAGAACGACCGGGTGACTTTCCCCACCGACGTCACCGGGGCGATCGAGGGGCAGATCGTGTGCCGGTACTGGGCCTCCCGGCAGGTCTTCCACAACCCCGACCGCTACGCAACGCACTACCAGTACACCGACATGGGGCGCGGGACGTACTGGTGCACCACCCACGTCGAGCGCACCGCGGACGGCGACTTCGCGATCGACGTCGGTGTGCCGTTCGAGCACGTGAGGTGGTTCCAGGGCCGGGAGACGACGCTGCGGGCACGATCGTCATGCCCGGACCCGGCCTGCTGCCGCCGGCCACCGGCGGAGCTCGCCGACCGGTGGTCCACGCACGCCTGGCCGAGCGCACGGGCCCACAGCCACCTCCTCGCCGCCATCCCCCCCGGGACGTTTCCCGGTGTCGACGACACCGAGGTCTACGAGTTCCTCGACCGCCACAGCGTCACCGAGGCGCAGGTGCGGTGAGGCGCCCCACGGGCGGATGCGGCACGGCGCCGCGGATGCGGGATCACCACCGTCTGTCCGACCGCGCCCGTGCCGTCTCCGGCGCGACGAGCAGGTCCCCAGGACGCATGCCCAGGGCCGGGGCGAGCCGGCCGACGTCGTCGAGCGACCAGGGCACCTTGCCGGTGGCCCGCTGGGAGATGGCGGGCCGTGACCGTCCGACGATCTCGCCGAGGTCCTGCTGGGTCAGCCCGCGACGTGCGGCCTCGTAGCGGATGTTGGCCGCGACGACCGCACCCAGGCCCCCAGCCCGGAGGTCCGGCAGGTCGTCGAACAGGCCCTCGTACGCCATGTGCTCATACATCCGTCCTCCGCTCCTCGCACGTGCCTCCACATCAGCATCGCCGAGGACCGCATGCCGTGACGCCCTCGTCCCCAGCCTCCGCAATCAACGACCACCCACAGGCTCGCGGGCCATGGGTGAACGCGCGGACCCGGCGGTTTCGGGAGGAGGCCGACCATCCGTGCCCGAAGCCCCCGCCGCCTCCGGCTCATGACCAGCGACGCAGACAGGGGCACCAGGACGTTGCTCGGAGCGATGTCGGCGATCCGGAATTCCCGTTCGCCCAGACGTCACCCCCGTCCGATGGGTGCTCATCCGTCGGCAGATCGAGCACGGCGAGTCGGCAGATCGGGGCACGCTCAGTCCGCCCCCAGTCCACCCTTGAGCACGCTCCGTCCGCCCCCAGTCCACCCTTGAGCACGCTCCGTCCGCCCCCAGTCCACCCTTGAGCACGCTCCGTCCGCCCCCAGTCCACCCTTGAGCACGCTCCGTCCGCCCCCAGTCCACCCTTGAGCACGCTCAGCACGAACGAACGCCTGCAACGAGATCGAGCGTGGGTGACAGGAACGGACTCGGCGTCCGCTTCGGCGCACACGGTTCTCGATCAGCCGACAGTCCCCGAACCAGCACCCGGACCCGGGCCTTCGACGCAACGGGACCAGGCCGCATCAAGACCCGGGCCACGATCCGACCGGGGCCACAACGAGACACTGCCCGGGACCCTGTGGGTCCCTGGCGCGACGCTGCCTCGGCTGGGACCATCGAGTCATGCGCGGCACCCGCGAGTGGCTCAACCCGCCAGCCGACGTCGTCCAGCACGACGACGCGCTGACCGTCACGGCCGAGCACGGCTCGGACTTCTGGCGCGAGACCCTCTACGGGTTCACGCGGGACTCCGGGCACGCGCTGCTGGTCCCGGTCGAGTCCACCGGCTCGCTGGAGGTCAGCTTCTTCGTGAGCTTCGACGGCCGCTACGACCAGGCGGGACTCATGCTCCGCAACGACGCCGCGCACTGGATCAAGGCCGGGGTGGAGATCACCGACGGCTCCCCGCACGTCGGCGCCGTCGTCACCCACGGCCGCTCGGACTGGTCGCTCGCGCCAGTCCCGGACTGGGCGGGCCGCGAGGTGACGGTACGCGCGAGCTGGGCGGCGGGTGCCGTCACGCTGCGCGCCCGACCACACGGGGAGGCGTGGCGGACGATCCGGGTCGCCCCCTTCGACGTGGGGGCCGCGACGGGCGCCGGCCTGTACCTGTGCGCGCCCGAGCGCGCGGGGACGGTGGTGACCTTCACCGGGGTGCGCCACGGCGAGCCGGACACCGACCTGCACGAGGACCCGCCCGTCCCCTGAGCCGGCGGGCCCAGGCGGAGCCCGGCGGGAGCCCGGCCTGGACCGGGCCGGAGCCCGGCCGGGGCCCGCAGGGTCCTACGGCGCCACGGCGAAGACGCCGTGCGCGCCACGCTCGGCGTCGACCATCGCGTGCGAGACGAACGGGTACGTGCCGGCCTCGGGGAACGTGAGCTCGACGAACCCGCCCTGCGCCGCGACGAGCGGCAGCACCTGTGCTCCACCGGTGGGCTCGCCCGCCGCCTCCGGCCCGCCGAGCAGGTAGGCGCCCTCGGTGTAGACGGTGTCGAACTGACCGCCGACCACGTGGAAGGCGCTGCCGCGGGACGGTCCGGCGTCGAGGACCCATACCCGGACCCGCTCACCCACCCGGGCGACCAGCGGCTCGTGGTCGTACTGGTTGGCATAGCCGTTGAAGACGACCAGGTCCGGCTGCTCGGCACCGATCTTGGTGGCGTCGGCGGGCCCGCCGACCGACCCGAGGTAGACCTCGGACTGGACGAGGACGTACTCACGGTCCACGGGCTCCAATCCGGGCGGGTCGATGATCACCGCACCGAACATGCCGTTGGCGATGTGCATCGACATCGGCATGGTCGAGCAGTGGTACATCCAGATCCCGCTGCGGGTCGCGGTGAACCGGTAGGTGAGGGACTCCCCCGGTGCGATGGTGCGCATGGGCCGGTCCGGTGCGAAGGCGCCGGCGTGGAAGTCGATCGAGTGCCCGATGGTCCCGTCGTTGACGAGGGTGATGTCGAAGACGTCCCCGACCGATCCCCGCAGCGTCGGGCCCGGTGCCGTGCCGCCGAACGTCCACCGTTCCTGCTCGACGCCCGGCGCCACCTCGACCGTGGTCTCGGAGACGGTGAGGGTGACCTCGTGGACCGTCGCGCCCGGCGCCGGCGCCAGGGTGGCGTCGTGGGCGGAGAAGTCCGCTCCGGGGGTGGCCATGAGGTCGAGGAGGTCCGCCGCGGCCGGGCCGTCGGCATTGCTGCCGGAGGGGGCGTGGTCACCGGAGGGGGCGAGATCGCCGGAGGGGGCGAGATCGCCGGAGGCGGCGTGGTCACCGGCGGTGACCGGCTCGCGCGGGACGCCGGAACCGGTGACGACGACGTCCAGGGTCATCCCCATCTGCCGGTGCCCCGCCACGGAGCACCAGCCCTCGAGGTCGGCGCCCACCACCCCTGCCTCGAGCGTCGCTCGCTCGCCCACCCCGAGACGGCCGGTCGTCGCCCCGCTGGCCAGGACGAGGTCGTGCACGTCGGCGCCCGTGTTGGTGAGCTCGATGACGAGCTCGTCGCCGGCGGGGACCTCGACGACATCGGGGACGAACCGCATGCCCTCCACGCGCACCTCGACGGTCGTGGTGCGTCCGGTCGCTGCGACACCGTCCGCGGCCGAGGCCGTGCCGAGCCCGGCCGCGGCGGGGTCGCCCGCGACCCCGAGCACCACCGCGAGGGCGACAGCCGCGGCGCCCCACACCCCGCCGAGCCGGCGCGGCTGCGCCGGCGGGCCCAGCGGCAGGCTCGTGGCGAGCAGGTCGTCGTCGCGGCGGCGGGCAGCCCGGCGGCGCTCGAGGCCCGCACGGGCGAGGAGGACGAGGAACGACGCCAACGCGGCCAGCCCCAGCAGGGAGGTGGTCACCCGCACGAGCGAGGGCAGGGGCAGGACGAAGAGGACGAGGCAGGCGTTGGTCACGACGACCCGCGCGACCGCGGCCCGGTCCATCTCTCGGTTCACGGCCCGCACCACCGACGGTCCGCCACCGAGCATCACGGGCGCGAGGTAGCTGAGGGCGCCGAGCAGCACCTGGGCGGCGAAGCCCACCGCGAACGGGGCCACGAGCGCGCCGAGGCGGTCCGGCACGGCGGCCGGCGCCGGAGCGGTGGCGACGACGACGCCGAGGGCGGCCGCGGTTCCGGCGAGCCACGCCACCGCCGCCGCCGCGGAGAGGGGCGCGAAGGATCGGGGCGGGCTCACCCGGGCAACGGTCACCATCGGCCGGACGAGGACGCCCAGCCCCGTCAGGTAGAGCGCGACACCCGCCGGCACGGCGAGGGCCAGGCCCGCGAGCGCCCCGGCGGCCGCGACGGCGACGCCGGCCAGGAGCAGCCACAGGGCGCGTCCCGCGGCGAGCGGCGCACTCTCGACCATCTTCGTGCGCAGCATCGTCGGCCACAGCACCACGAGTGTGCCGAGGACGGTGAGCCCGACGAACCCCAGCAGCATCACGGTGACGTGCGCCCCGTACAGGCCCGCGTGGGTGGCGGCGTCGGCGCCCGGCCGGGCGAGGAGCACGCCCAGCACGGCACCGGTCGCGAGCGCCCCGGCGGCCGCGAGGTAGTAGCGCGACAGGGCCCCGAACCGGGCCATGAGGGCTCCGCGGCGCTGGCGGGCGATGACCGCGCCGTGCACGAGTGCGGTGGTGGCGACGAGGAGGCCGCCGGCCGTCGTCAGCGTCTCGTGGCCCGTCGACAGCCCGGCGACGACGCCCAGCGCCCCCGCGTTGTGGGCGGCGAGGCGCACCACCATGAACCGCTGGCCGCCGGGGGCGGGCCGGCCGAGGAGGGTGTCGGCGAAGTGGGCGGACCAGATGAGGATCGCGGAGCCGACCGCCCCGAGGAGCAGGAGGTGGGTCATGAGCCACCCGGCACCCGGCACCCAGCGGTGGACGACGGCGACGACGACCGCGGCGACGAGCCAGGCGACGACGACGGCGTTGACGCGCACGTGCCAGGTGCGCCTGTCCAGCCCGGGCGCGCTCATGCCGGGCGCTCCGTGCCGCGCACGGCCGACCACGCGGCCACGGCGACGAAGGCCAGCACCGCCACGATGTTGACGACGCCGCCCGCCTGGACCGCCCAGGTCAGGCCCCGCGCGTCGCCCACCGCCAGGCGCAGGACGAGGGAGGCGTGCAGGAGGACGACCGGCGCGTACATGAGCCGGTGGTAGGGCAGCGGCCGGCGCAGCACCGCGGGGAGGATGACGGGGGCGTGGGCCATGATCATCGGCAGGACGAACCCGAGCATGACGGCGTGGAGGACGGCGTCGTAGGCCGGTCCCTCGACGACCTCCCCGCCCAGCGCCCAGATCGCCCCGGCCACCGCGAGCCACGCGTACCCGGCGAGCAGGCTGACGGCGACGAAGCGCGGCAGACCGGCTCCGGTGACCGTGCGTCGCGCGACGTCGCGCCGGGCCAGCCAGCCGGCCACCCCCAGGAGCGCGAGCCCGGTCAAGGTGTGACCGGCGTCGGGTGCGAGCAGGGAGAGCGCGGCGGCCGCCAGCACGAGGATCGCGAGCGCCGTCGCCGACCGCCCGGCTCCCGGGCTGAGCACGGCGACGCGAGCGAGCTCGAGCCGTTCGCCGAAGATCGTCAGGACGAGGTAGCCGCTCAGCCACGGCACGAGCGAGGGCACCGGGACGCCGCCGGCCCACAGGATCGCCGCGCCGAGCGCCATGACGGCGCCGAGCACCTCGATGGTGACGGCCGGGGCGGGCTGGCGGGCGTGGAGCCGGCCGTACACGGCGAGGGTGAGGACCTGGGCGAGGACGAGCAGGCCCTGGCCCGCCGCGAGGGGAAGGGGAGAGACCAGGGCGAGGACGGCGAGCCCGGACACGGCGGGCGCGGCGTAGCCCCACGGCAGGCCGAGCGCGACCGCCCGCTCCAGCGCGATGACGGTGCCGACGAAGCCGAGCACCATCAGCGGTCCGTGGACGGCGGGCAGCCGCTCGAGCCCGAGGATCGGGCCGACGAGCTGCGGGAGGCCGAGCAGCCCGAGCGCGGCGTCGAGCCCGAGGATCAGGGCGATCCCGCCGGGGGCGAGCAGTGCCCCGCGGAAGGCCGGCCGGCTTCGCCAGGGTCGCACGACCGGGCGGGCGGCCGTGCGCACAGCCGTCGCCGCCGCGGTGCCCGACGTGCCCGTCACGGTGCCGGTCATGCCGGGCCCACCCGCAGGCCCGCGGCGCCGGCGTCGGCCCCGACGTGCAGGAGGCAGGCACCCGGTTCGACGAAGGCCGCCAGGCTCACCTGGCCGGGCTCGACCCCGGACGAGGAGAGGATCTCCCGCGCCATGCCGAGATGGGCGTTGCACACGACCTCCGGCCGCTCCCGCGCCAGCTCGAGCACCGGGCAGCGCCCCAGCCGAACCGTGCTGACGGCGCCGTCGTGGCGGGTGCCGGAGTCGAACCCGGCGCGGTCGAGCATCGCGGCGAGACGGTCGACGGCGTCACGACGCACGCGAGCGGAGGGCACCCGGGCCGCCGGCGTGGCAGGTCCGCCCGTCGGCGTGGCCCGTCCGCCCCTCGCCGCCGCACCTCCCCCGGCGTTCGCAGCACGCCCACCGGCGCCGTCCGCCGTCCGGTCACCGGCCAGCTCGCGGTCGCGCTCGACGATGGCGCGACCCCAGGAGCGGCCGGCCTCGAGCGCGTGGTCGCGCAGCACCGGGCCGTCGGGGACGGTGCGGGTGAGGTAGGAGACGAGCACCCGGGCCAGGACCGCGTACTCCGGGCTCGTGAACGACGCCTCCGGCGCGTAGGTGTAGACCGACGCCGGGCGGCCCCGGCCGGCCGGCGGCAGGTGGTCGCGGCGCGCCAGGCCCGCCCGGGTCAGCGCCTCGAGGTGCTCGCGGACGGTGTTCGGGTGCTGACCGAGCGTCCGGGCCACCCGGGTGACGGTGAGCGGCTCGTCCTGCTCCACCAGCTGGTCGAGGACCGCGCGCCGCGGCTCGGACAGCTGTGCCCGACGGTCGGCGCGGGACGGACGGGGACCCAATTTCTCCACGGTTTGACCGTACAAATTTCGCTCCGCGGAGTCCAGGACCTTCGTCCCGTGCGACCGTGACGAACGCCTCGTTCCGGACACGCTGGTACGGCAAAGGGTAACGATGGAGTAACGATCCCCTTGGGGTGCCGTCAAGGCCTCAGCCGCACGATCGCAACGGAAAACCCCTCTCCGCGCGGTCTCGTGAGCCGGATGAGGGGGATGCGATCGCCGGCCGGAGATGTCACGGTGGGACGTCCCGTCGTGCTGGCCGTGCCGGAGGTCGTGCGCGGCCCTGGACGCCCCATGCGGTGGCCGGACGACTCGTCCTCCGGACGCCGCTGCCCGGCCGATGGGCTGCGGTGGCCGGAAGGTCGCGGCCCGCGGACCCTGCCGGGTCGGCCCCAGCCGGCCGGGCTGGCCGCGTGCGCCGCCCCGCGAACGGTCGGGACAGCACGCACGACAGCAACGACGGCGCCCGGTCCGGGCGCTGTCATCACGCGCGGACGACGCTCAGGCGCCGTTCACGCCGGAGGAAGAACGAGGTGAGCGTGAGCGCCATTCACGCCGAGCACGTCTACAAGGTCTTCGGCCGACGGTCCGCCGAGGCCGTCCGACGGCTGGAGGAGGGACACAGCCGCGAGGAGGTCCGCCCCCTGGGGACGGCCGCCGTCGCCGACGCCAGCTTCGAGGTCCGCAGCGGCGAGACGTTCGTCGTCATGGGCCTGTCGGGATCGGGGAAGTCGACGCTGATCCGGATGCTCAACGGGCTCCTCGCTCCGACGGCGGGCACGATCTCCGTCGACGGCCGCGACATCTCCGGCATCGCGCCCGCCGAGCTGCGCGAGATCCGCCGCCGGAAGGTGTCGATGGTCTTCCAGCACTTCGCCCTGCTGCCCCACCGCACCGTGCTCGACAACGCCGCCTACCCCCTGGAGATCCAG is a window from the Georgenia muralis genome containing:
- a CDS encoding XRE family transcriptional regulator is translated as MLEEPEVDLPTLGRRVRHARQQAGLTLADLAARVERAPSLLSQIENGRREPRLALLSHVARELGVTVADLMRPEAPSRRAALELALDQAQARPQYAALGLPRVRAGAKVPDEALEALVGLHEELQRRAEIRAATPEEARRANAALRHKMRARHNYFAHIESLASAISAAVEHTAGPLTERGVAAVTAHLGFTLHRVTDLPRSTRSISDLRNRRIYLPVEVRGGHDPRLIVLQTLGHFALEHSDPTGYADFLRQRVEANYFAAALLMPERPAVEFLVAAKAERSLAIDDLRDTFAVSYETAAHRFTNLATEHLELPVHFMRVGEDGVIYKAYENDRVTFPTDVTGAIEGQIVCRYWASRQVFHNPDRYATHYQYTDMGRGTYWCTTHVERTADGDFAIDVGVPFEHVRWFQGRETTLRARSSCPDPACCRRPPAELADRWSTHAWPSARAHSHLLAAIPPGTFPGVDDTEVYEFLDRHSVTEAQVR
- a CDS encoding helix-turn-helix domain-containing protein; this translates as MYEHMAYEGLFDDLPDLRAGGLGAVVAANIRYEAARRGLTQQDLGEIVGRSRPAISQRATGKVPWSLDDVGRLAPALGMRPGDLLVAPETARARSDRRW
- a CDS encoding DUF1349 domain-containing protein codes for the protein MRGTREWLNPPADVVQHDDALTVTAEHGSDFWRETLYGFTRDSGHALLVPVESTGSLEVSFFVSFDGRYDQAGLMLRNDAAHWIKAGVEITDGSPHVGAVVTHGRSDWSLAPVPDWAGREVTVRASWAAGAVTLRARPHGEAWRTIRVAPFDVGAATGAGLYLCAPERAGTVVTFTGVRHGEPDTDLHEDPPVP
- a CDS encoding multicopper oxidase domain-containing protein, which translates into the protein MSAPGLDRRTWHVRVNAVVVAWLVAAVVVAVVHRWVPGAGWLMTHLLLLGAVGSAILIWSAHFADTLLGRPAPGGQRFMVVRLAAHNAGALGVVAGLSTGHETLTTAGGLLVATTALVHGAVIARQRRGALMARFGALSRYYLAAAGALATGAVLGVLLARPGADAATHAGLYGAHVTVMLLGFVGLTVLGTLVVLWPTMLRTKMVESAPLAAGRALWLLLAGVAVAAAGALAGLALAVPAGVALYLTGLGVLVRPMVTVARVSPPRSFAPLSAAAAVAWLAGTAAALGVVVATAPAPAAVPDRLGALVAPFAVGFAAQVLLGALSYLAPVMLGGGPSVVRAVNREMDRAAVARVVVTNACLVLFVLPLPSLVRVTTSLLGLAALASFLVLLARAGLERRRAARRRDDDLLATSLPLGPPAQPRRLGGVWGAAAVALAVVLGVAGDPAAAGLGTASAADGVAATGRTTTVEVRVEGMRFVPDVVEVPAGDELVIELTNTGADVHDLVLASGATTGRLGVGERATLEAGVVGADLEGWCSVAGHRQMGMTLDVVVTGSGVPREPVTAGDHAASGDLAPSGDLAPSGDHAPSGSNADGPAAADLLDLMATPGADFSAHDATLAPAPGATVHEVTLTVSETTVEVAPGVEQERWTFGGTAPGPTLRGSVGDVFDITLVNDGTIGHSIDFHAGAFAPDRPMRTIAPGESLTYRFTATRSGIWMYHCSTMPMSMHIANGMFGAVIIDPPGLEPVDREYVLVQSEVYLGSVGGPADATKIGAEQPDLVVFNGYANQYDHEPLVARVGERVRVWVLDAGPSRGSAFHVVGGQFDTVYTEGAYLLGGPEAAGEPTGGAQVLPLVAAQGGFVELTFPEAGTYPFVSHAMVDAERGAHGVFAVAP
- a CDS encoding helix-turn-helix transcriptional regulator produces the protein MEKLGPRPSRADRRAQLSEPRRAVLDQLVEQDEPLTVTRVARTLGQHPNTVREHLEALTRAGLARRDHLPPAGRGRPASVYTYAPEASFTSPEYAVLARVLVSYLTRTVPDGPVLRDHALEAGRSWGRAIVERDRELAGDRTADGAGGRAANAGGGAAARGGRATPTGGPATPAARVPSARVRRDAVDRLAAMLDRAGFDSGTRHDGAVSTVRLGRCPVLELARERPEVVCNAHLGMAREILSSSGVEPGQVSLAAFVEPGACLLHVGADAGAAGLRVGPA